Proteins encoded together in one Streptomyces sp. NBC_01216 window:
- a CDS encoding sirohydrochlorin chelatase has translation MTEPDSTFDSTAQLLGRITAQLGTQLGRVHLNGRGGRITHVTPAPDETRRPMSSTAPTLVAVGHGSRDPRACATLGRLLERVRELRPGLDVRLAHIELNTPLLGDTLAGLAGAGRGAVLVPLLFGRGHHVKRDLPDAAAAVPGLRTRIALPLGPHPLLVEALADRLDEAGWTAGDSASRSAGVVLAAAGSRDPESLADIRRTAALLGERLGTVPVVPAYASAAAPTVPEAVRVLATRGRHRVAVASCFAAPGLFATRSAAQAPWIAADPLGAHPALARLVLHRYDEALRNPAAAPGRALAPA, from the coding sequence ATGACGGAGCCGGACAGCACGTTCGACAGCACCGCCCAACTGCTCGGGCGGATCACCGCACAGCTCGGGACCCAACTGGGCCGGGTGCATCTGAACGGGCGCGGCGGCCGAATCACTCACGTCACCCCCGCCCCCGACGAAACGCGCAGGCCCATGAGCAGCACCGCCCCCACCCTCGTCGCCGTCGGCCACGGCAGCCGCGACCCGCGGGCGTGCGCCACCCTTGGCCGGCTGCTGGAGCGGGTCCGCGAACTGCGGCCCGGACTCGACGTCCGTCTCGCCCACATCGAGCTGAACACTCCGCTCCTCGGCGACACCCTCGCCGGGCTCGCCGGGGCGGGCCGGGGCGCCGTCCTCGTCCCGCTCCTGTTCGGCCGGGGCCACCACGTCAAGCGGGACCTGCCCGACGCTGCCGCCGCCGTACCCGGCCTGCGGACCCGGATCGCCCTCCCGCTCGGCCCGCACCCGCTGCTCGTCGAGGCGCTGGCGGACCGGCTCGACGAAGCGGGCTGGACCGCCGGGGACAGCGCCTCGCGCTCCGCCGGCGTCGTCCTGGCCGCGGCCGGCTCCCGCGACCCGGAGTCCCTCGCGGACATCCGCCGCACCGCGGCGCTCCTCGGCGAACGCCTCGGCACGGTGCCCGTCGTGCCCGCGTACGCCTCCGCCGCCGCGCCCACCGTGCCCGAGGCGGTGCGCGTGCTGGCCACTCGCGGCCGGCACCGGGTCGCCGTCGCCTCCTGCTTCGCCGCGCCCGGTCTGTTCGCGACCCGCAGCGCCGCCCAGGCGCCCTGGATCGCCGCGGACCCGCTCGGCGCGCACCCCGCACTGGCCCGCCTCGTCCTGCACCGCTACGACGAGGCACTGCGGAACCCCGCCGCCGCGCCCGGACGCGCGCTCGCCCCCGCCTGA
- a CDS encoding gamma-glutamylcyclotransferase family protein yields the protein MTTGPELPFFAYGTLRPGRRNHDRFLLGRTAAEEPGRLAGAVLHDGPGYPYAVPGDGRVTGELVTAAPGAYAGLLAVLDRLEEYRGPGHPLNLYERAEREVVRLRDGAAVRAWVYFAAPGVPLGPRVVGGDWIRRVPDGPRRS from the coding sequence GTGACGACCGGGCCGGAGCTGCCCTTCTTCGCGTACGGGACGCTCCGCCCCGGCCGGCGCAACCACGACCGGTTCCTCCTCGGTCGCACCGCCGCCGAGGAGCCCGGCCGGCTGGCGGGCGCGGTGCTGCACGACGGTCCCGGCTACCCCTACGCCGTCCCGGGCGACGGACGGGTCACCGGCGAACTGGTGACCGCCGCGCCCGGCGCCTACGCCGGACTGCTGGCCGTACTCGACCGCCTGGAGGAGTACCGGGGTCCGGGCCACCCGCTCAACCTGTACGAACGGGCCGAGCGGGAGGTGGTCCGGCTCCGTGACGGGGCGGCGGTCCGGGCATGGGTGTACTTCGCGGCCCCGGGCGTCCCGCTGGGGCCGCGAGTCGTCGGCGGCGACTGGATCAGGCGGGTTCCAGACGGACCGCGCAGGTCTTGA
- the dnaG gene encoding DNA primase — translation MAGRINDDDVKAVRDAVPIDAVVSEYLQLRNAGGGNLKGLCPFHDEKSPSFQVSPSKGLFHCFGCQEGGDTIAFVMKIDHLSFSETVERLAAKAGITLRYEEGGYNPGHQRGERIRLVEAHKAAAQFYVDQLGSAEAEIGRKFLAERGFDQAAAEHFGVGYSPAGWDHLTRFLRGKGFSDKELTLSGLSQDGRRGPIDRFRGRLMWPIKDVGGEVVGFGARRLRDDDNGPKYLNTPETPIYKKSQVLYGIDLAKKDIAKVSRAVVVEGYTDVMACHLAGVTTAIATCGTAFGGDHIKILRRLLMDNGSARVIFTFDGDAAGQKAALRAFEDDQKFAAETYIAIAPDGMDPCDLRLAKGDQAVADLVEPRTPLFEFALRQIVRRYDLETPAGRAAALDEAAPIVARIKNVASQHEVAVQLAGMLGILDTPFVVRRVAQIARWARDRGGRGPAPTQTRPAPPPLQAPPSPTGPALNLRSPAHRTERELLKLALQRPELVSPAFDAYGADEFTAPPYTTVRQCIQDAGGATDAPADYLTAVREAAPDDTVRALVTELAVETIFAKTVDEAYAGDQLVTVRLRAVDRRIREVQGSLARLGAHGDPERLAAVQNELWVLTQYGQSLRTNGAAAL, via the coding sequence GTGGCAGGCAGGATCAACGATGACGACGTGAAGGCGGTACGGGACGCGGTCCCGATCGACGCCGTCGTGTCCGAGTACCTCCAGCTCCGCAACGCCGGCGGCGGAAACCTCAAGGGCCTGTGCCCCTTCCACGACGAGAAGTCGCCCTCCTTCCAGGTCAGCCCGAGCAAGGGCCTGTTCCACTGCTTCGGCTGCCAGGAGGGCGGCGACACCATCGCCTTCGTGATGAAGATCGACCACCTCTCCTTCTCGGAGACCGTCGAGCGTCTCGCCGCCAAGGCGGGCATCACCCTGCGCTACGAGGAAGGCGGCTACAACCCCGGCCACCAGCGCGGCGAACGCATCCGCCTGGTCGAGGCCCACAAGGCCGCCGCCCAGTTCTACGTCGACCAACTGGGCAGTGCCGAGGCAGAGATCGGCCGGAAGTTCCTCGCCGAGCGCGGCTTCGACCAGGCCGCGGCCGAGCACTTCGGCGTGGGCTACTCCCCGGCCGGCTGGGACCACCTCACCCGCTTCCTGCGCGGCAAGGGATTCTCCGACAAGGAGCTGACCCTCTCCGGGCTCTCCCAGGACGGCCGCCGCGGCCCCATCGACCGTTTCCGCGGACGCCTGATGTGGCCGATCAAGGACGTCGGCGGCGAGGTAGTCGGCTTCGGAGCGCGCCGGCTCCGCGACGACGACAACGGACCCAAGTACCTCAACACCCCCGAGACGCCGATCTACAAGAAGTCCCAGGTGCTCTACGGCATCGACCTGGCCAAGAAGGACATCGCCAAGGTCAGCCGCGCCGTCGTCGTCGAGGGCTACACCGACGTCATGGCCTGCCACCTGGCCGGCGTCACCACCGCCATCGCCACCTGCGGCACCGCCTTCGGCGGCGACCACATCAAGATCCTCCGCCGCCTCCTGATGGACAACGGCTCGGCCCGGGTGATCTTCACCTTCGACGGCGACGCGGCCGGTCAGAAGGCCGCCCTGCGCGCCTTCGAGGACGACCAGAAGTTCGCCGCGGAAACCTACATCGCCATCGCCCCGGACGGCATGGACCCCTGTGACCTGCGCCTGGCCAAGGGCGACCAGGCCGTCGCCGACCTGGTCGAGCCCCGCACCCCGCTGTTCGAGTTCGCGCTGCGCCAGATCGTGCGCCGCTACGACCTGGAGACCCCCGCGGGCCGGGCCGCCGCGCTCGACGAGGCGGCCCCGATCGTCGCCAGGATCAAGAACGTCGCCTCTCAGCACGAGGTCGCCGTCCAGCTCGCCGGCATGCTCGGCATCCTCGACACCCCCTTCGTCGTCCGGCGGGTCGCCCAGATCGCCCGCTGGGCGCGCGACCGCGGCGGCCGGGGCCCGGCGCCCACGCAGACGCGCCCCGCGCCCCCACCGCTCCAGGCACCCCCGTCGCCGACCGGCCCCGCACTCAACCTGCGCAGCCCCGCCCACCGCACCGAGCGTGAACTCCTCAAGCTCGCCCTCCAGCGCCCCGAGCTGGTCTCGCCCGCCTTCGACGCCTACGGCGCCGACGAGTTCACCGCCCCGCCCTACACCACCGTGCGCCAGTGCATCCAGGACGCGGGCGGCGCGACCGACGCCCCCGCGGACTACCTGACCGCCGTCCGTGAGGCCGCGCCCGACGACACGGTGCGCGCGCTCGTCACGGAACTCGCCGTCGAGACGATCTTCGCCAAGACCGTCGACGAGGCGTACGCGGGCGACCAGCTCGTCACGGTCCGCCTGCGCGCGGTGGACCGCCGCATCCGCGAGGTCCAGGGCAGCCTGGCGCGCCTCGGCGCCCACGGCGACCCCGAGCGGCTCGCGGCCGTACAGAACGAGCTGTGGGTCCTGACCCAGTACGGACAGTCCCTGCGTACCAACGGCGCCGCGGCACTCTGA
- a CDS encoding deoxyguanosinetriphosphate triphosphohydrolase produces the protein MEGITDTPGYDDTATERWAAEPDKRPGRTAFQRDRARVLHSSALRRLAGKTQVVTPGSRSHAWDASPRTRLTHSLECAQVGRELGAALGCDPDLVEAACLSHDMGHPPFGHNGEQALNDFAKDCGGFEGNAQSLRLLTRIEPKRFMASPLTGAPVSVGLNLTRAALDAATKYPWPRGGHPEDPDSAKFGVYEDDLPVFDWVRQGAPAHRKCFEAQVMDWADDVAYSVHDFEDGLHAGHIDPDMFFAEPERAGIWTVARGRYVPADTDPHELSDALDRLTAQDWWPHGYDGSAVAQARLKDATSQLIGRFCLAAEGATRQRHGAGRLTRYGAELVVPRETRNECAVLKAVADRYVMQRAEQEALRADQRIVLAELAEALTARAPEGLDPQFRALFDAAPDDRARKRVIIDQISSLTDASARSLHARYRG, from the coding sequence ATGGAAGGCATCACGGACACCCCGGGCTACGACGACACCGCCACCGAACGCTGGGCCGCCGAGCCCGACAAGCGCCCCGGCCGCACCGCCTTCCAGCGCGACCGCGCGCGTGTCCTGCACTCCAGCGCGCTGCGGCGGCTGGCCGGCAAGACCCAGGTCGTCACCCCGGGCTCGCGCAGTCACGCCTGGGACGCCAGCCCCCGTACCCGGCTCACCCACTCCCTGGAGTGCGCACAGGTCGGCCGTGAGCTCGGCGCCGCTCTCGGCTGCGACCCCGACCTCGTCGAAGCCGCCTGCCTCTCCCACGACATGGGCCACCCGCCCTTCGGCCACAACGGCGAACAGGCCCTCAACGACTTCGCCAAGGACTGCGGCGGCTTCGAGGGCAACGCCCAGTCGCTGCGGCTGCTCACCCGGATCGAGCCGAAACGATTCATGGCCTCCCCGCTCACCGGTGCTCCGGTCAGCGTCGGCCTCAACCTCACCCGCGCCGCGCTCGACGCCGCCACCAAGTACCCCTGGCCGCGCGGCGGCCACCCCGAGGACCCCGACTCCGCCAAGTTCGGCGTCTACGAGGACGACCTGCCCGTCTTCGACTGGGTCCGCCAGGGCGCACCGGCTCACCGCAAGTGCTTCGAGGCCCAGGTCATGGACTGGGCCGACGACGTGGCCTACTCGGTGCACGACTTCGAGGACGGCCTGCACGCCGGCCACATCGACCCCGACATGTTCTTCGCCGAGCCGGAGCGTGCCGGCATCTGGACCGTCGCCCGCGGCCGCTACGTCCCGGCGGACACCGACCCGCACGAACTCTCCGACGCCCTCGACCGGCTCACCGCACAGGACTGGTGGCCGCACGGCTACGACGGCTCCGCCGTCGCCCAGGCCCGTCTCAAGGACGCCACCAGCCAGCTGATCGGCCGCTTCTGCCTCGCCGCCGAGGGCGCCACCCGGCAGCGCCACGGAGCGGGCCGCCTCACCCGCTACGGAGCCGAGCTCGTCGTTCCGCGCGAGACCCGCAACGAATGCGCCGTCCTGAAGGCCGTCGCCGACCGGTACGTCATGCAGCGTGCCGAACAGGAGGCGCTCCGCGCCGACCAGCGCATCGTCCTCGCCGAACTCGCCGAGGCGCTCACCGCCCGCGCGCCCGAGGGGCTCGACCCCCAGTTCCGCGCCCTCTTCGACGCGGCCCCCGACGACCGCGCGCGCAAGCGGGTGATCATCGACCAGATCTCCTCGCTGACCGACGCCTCCGCCCGCAGCCTCCACGCCCGATACCGGGGCTGA
- a CDS encoding NADPH-dependent FMN reductase has protein sequence MDLTRSAPLRLAVVVASNREGRFGPVVAEWFLSRTALREDFAVDVVDLALTPLPTALSHRPGPEARAALDAVSPVLAAADAFVVLTPEYNHSFPASLKALVDWHFTEWQAKPVGFVSYGGMAGGLRAVEQLRQVFAEMHAVTVRDTVSFHRAGELFAEGGALRDPAGPDGAAKTMLDQIAWWARALREAKTVLPYAG, from the coding sequence ATGGACCTCACGCGTTCCGCGCCCCTCAGACTCGCCGTCGTCGTCGCCAGCAACCGCGAAGGACGCTTCGGCCCCGTCGTCGCCGAGTGGTTCCTCTCCCGGACCGCCCTGCGGGAGGACTTCGCCGTTGATGTCGTGGACCTCGCCCTGACGCCGCTGCCGACCGCCCTCTCCCACCGGCCCGGTCCGGAGGCCCGCGCCGCACTCGACGCGGTCTCTCCGGTGCTGGCCGCCGCCGACGCCTTCGTCGTCCTCACCCCCGAGTACAACCACTCCTTCCCCGCCTCCCTGAAGGCCCTCGTCGACTGGCACTTCACCGAGTGGCAGGCCAAGCCCGTCGGGTTCGTCTCCTACGGAGGCATGGCCGGCGGCCTGCGGGCCGTCGAGCAACTGCGCCAGGTCTTCGCCGAGATGCACGCGGTCACCGTCCGCGACACGGTCTCCTTCCACCGGGCCGGGGAGCTGTTCGCGGAGGGCGGCGCCCTCAGGGACCCGGCCGGGCCGGACGGCGCCGCCAAGACGATGCTCGACCAGATCGCCTGGTGGGCACGTGCCCTGCGGGAGGCCAAGACCGTCCTCCCGTACGCGGGTTGA
- the cutA gene encoding divalent-cation tolerance protein CutA, translated as MTHAPTALTVQTTVDSASQARDLARGAVEARVAACAQISGPVTSVYHWQGAIETTEEWQVFLKTTEARYPALEAHLLAAHAYTTPEILATPVVRASAAYLEWIAAETAAP; from the coding sequence GTGACCCACGCTCCCACCGCCCTGACCGTCCAGACCACCGTCGACTCAGCGTCCCAGGCACGGGACCTCGCCCGCGGGGCGGTCGAGGCCCGCGTCGCCGCCTGCGCGCAGATCTCCGGACCCGTCACCTCCGTCTACCACTGGCAGGGGGCGATCGAGACCACGGAGGAGTGGCAGGTGTTCCTCAAGACCACCGAGGCCCGCTACCCGGCGCTGGAGGCCCACCTCCTCGCCGCGCACGCCTACACGACTCCCGAGATCCTCGCCACCCCCGTCGTCCGGGCGTCCGCCGCCTACCTGGAGTGGATCGCGGCCGAGACGGCCGCCCCGTGA
- a CDS encoding molybdopterin oxidoreductase family protein, giving the protein MSEAVTTPTHCPYCALQCGMSLRRPPERPGSVEVVDRTDFPVNRGALCGKGRTAPAVLSSRVRLTEPLVRCPDTGALRPATWEEALAAVADGLRRTRADHGPDAVGVFGGGGLTNEKAYALGKFARLVLATSQIDYNGRFCMSSAAAAHGRAFGLDRGLPFPLEDIPRTGCVILVGSNLAETMPPALRYLTELKENGGRLIVVDPRRTRTAEQADLHLAPRPGTDLALALGLLHLVVAEGRTDEEFIRERTTDWEAARAGVMAHWPELVERITGVPVPLLRDAARMFCDAENAMVLTARGPEQQSKGTDTVGAWINLCLATGRAGRPLSGYGCLTGQGNGQGGREHGQKADQLPGYRKLDDPAARAHVAEVWGVAPESLPGPGRSAYELLDALGGDVRALLLMGSNPVVSAPRAAHVEQRLRSLDFLAVADVVLSETAELADVVLPVTQWAEETGTTTNLEGRVLLRRQALTPPAGVRSDLEVLHALAALLGWEKGFPTDPEEVFDELRRASAGGPADYSGISYRRIREENGVFWPCPRPARPAPPQSPPTGVAAREDHPHPGTPRLFLDRFATPDGRARFVSVVHRAAGEETDDEYPVVLTTGRVVAQYQSGAQTRRVPELNAAAPGPFVELHPRLAERIGVAEGERVAVVSRRGRAVAPARITTAIRPDTVFMPFHWPGEGRANTLTNPALDPVSRMPEFKTCAVRLEPA; this is encoded by the coding sequence ATGTCCGAGGCCGTCACCACCCCCACCCACTGCCCCTACTGCGCCCTGCAGTGCGGCATGTCGTTGCGCCGCCCGCCGGAGCGGCCGGGCTCCGTGGAGGTGGTCGACCGCACCGACTTCCCGGTCAACCGGGGCGCACTGTGCGGCAAGGGCCGCACCGCTCCGGCCGTACTCTCCTCCCGGGTCAGGCTGACCGAGCCCCTGGTCCGCTGCCCTGACACAGGTGCACTGCGGCCGGCCACCTGGGAGGAGGCACTCGCCGCCGTCGCCGACGGGCTGCGCCGGACCCGCGCCGACCACGGACCCGATGCCGTGGGTGTCTTCGGCGGCGGCGGTCTCACCAACGAGAAGGCATACGCGCTGGGCAAGTTCGCCAGGCTCGTCCTCGCCACCTCGCAGATCGACTACAACGGCCGCTTCTGCATGTCGTCGGCGGCCGCCGCGCACGGCAGGGCCTTCGGGCTCGACCGAGGGCTCCCCTTCCCGCTGGAGGACATCCCGCGCACCGGCTGCGTGATCCTCGTCGGGTCGAACCTCGCCGAGACCATGCCGCCCGCACTGCGCTATCTCACCGAGCTGAAGGAGAACGGCGGCCGGCTGATCGTCGTCGATCCCCGCCGCACCCGGACCGCCGAGCAGGCCGACCTGCATCTCGCCCCGCGGCCGGGCACCGACCTCGCGCTCGCCCTGGGCCTGCTCCACCTCGTGGTCGCCGAGGGCCGCACGGACGAGGAGTTCATCCGGGAACGCACCACGGACTGGGAGGCCGCGCGGGCGGGTGTGATGGCCCACTGGCCGGAGCTGGTCGAGCGGATCACCGGGGTGCCGGTACCCCTGCTGCGGGACGCCGCGCGGATGTTCTGCGACGCGGAGAACGCGATGGTGCTCACGGCACGCGGCCCGGAGCAGCAGTCCAAGGGCACCGACACGGTCGGCGCCTGGATCAACCTCTGCCTGGCGACCGGGCGGGCCGGACGTCCGCTGTCCGGCTACGGCTGTCTCACCGGCCAGGGCAACGGCCAGGGCGGACGCGAGCACGGCCAGAAGGCCGACCAGCTGCCCGGCTACCGCAAGCTCGACGACCCGGCCGCCCGCGCGCACGTCGCGGAGGTGTGGGGGGTGGCGCCGGAGTCGCTTCCGGGTCCGGGCCGCAGCGCGTACGAGCTCCTCGACGCGCTGGGCGGCGACGTGCGCGCGCTGCTCCTGATGGGTTCCAATCCGGTCGTCTCCGCGCCGCGTGCCGCCCACGTCGAGCAGCGGCTGCGCTCCTTGGACTTCCTCGCCGTCGCGGACGTGGTCCTCTCGGAGACGGCGGAGCTGGCCGACGTCGTGTTGCCCGTCACCCAGTGGGCGGAGGAGACCGGCACCACGACCAACCTGGAGGGCAGGGTCCTGCTCCGGCGGCAGGCGCTCACCCCGCCGGCCGGCGTCCGCAGCGATCTGGAGGTGCTGCACGCCCTGGCCGCGCTGCTCGGCTGGGAGAAAGGCTTCCCCACCGACCCGGAGGAGGTCTTCGACGAACTGCGCCGCGCCTCGGCGGGGGGTCCCGCGGACTACTCGGGCATCAGCTACCGCCGCATCCGGGAGGAGAACGGCGTCTTCTGGCCCTGCCCGCGGCCGGCCCGGCCGGCACCGCCCCAGTCCCCGCCGACGGGGGTGGCGGCGCGGGAGGACCACCCGCACCCGGGCACGCCCCGCCTCTTCCTCGACCGGTTCGCGACCCCCGACGGACGCGCCCGGTTCGTCTCCGTGGTCCATCGCGCGGCGGGCGAGGAGACCGACGACGAGTACCCCGTGGTCCTGACGACCGGCCGGGTCGTCGCGCAGTACCAGTCCGGCGCGCAGACCCGGCGCGTCCCGGAGCTGAACGCCGCCGCTCCCGGTCCCTTCGTGGAACTGCATCCACGGCTCGCGGAGCGGATCGGGGTGGCCGAGGGCGAGCGCGTCGCGGTCGTCTCCCGACGCGGACGGGCGGTGGCTCCGGCGCGGATCACCACGGCCATCCGACCGGACACCGTCTTCATGCCGTTCCACTGGCCGGGCGAAGGACGGGCCAACACCCTCACCAACCCCGCGCTCGACCCGGTCTCGCGGATGCCGGAGTTCAAGACCTGCGCGGTCCGTCTGGAACCCGCCTGA
- a CDS encoding NAD(P)/FAD-dependent oxidoreductase codes for MVDADQTFVIVGGGLAGAKAAETLRAEGFKGRVILIGDERDHPYERPPLSKGYLMAKEERDAVFVHEAAWYARNDIELHLGQPVTAVDRAARTVRLGDGTTIRYDRLLLATGSEPRRLDIPGTALAGVHHLRRLAHADRLRHVLAALGRDNGHLVIAGGGWIGLEVAAAARGYGAEVTVVESEPTPLHQVLGPELGQIFADLHTEHGVRFQFGVRLTEIVGQDGMVLAVRTDDGEEHPAHAVLAAIGAAPRTALAESAGLALVDRAHGGGIAVDESLRTSDPEIFAAGDVAAAHHPLLHTRLRVEHWANALNGGSAAARAMLGRHVSYDRVPYFFSDQYDLGMEYSGWAPPGTYDQVVLRGDVGKRQFVAFWLKDRRVLAGMNVNVWDVTEPIQQLVRSRAQVDPDALADPSTPLDGLL; via the coding sequence GTGGTCGACGCAGATCAGACCTTCGTCATCGTCGGCGGGGGCCTCGCCGGCGCCAAAGCGGCGGAGACCCTCCGTGCCGAGGGCTTCAAGGGCCGTGTGATCCTCATCGGTGACGAGCGCGACCACCCCTACGAACGTCCGCCGCTGTCCAAGGGCTACCTCATGGCCAAGGAGGAGCGCGACGCCGTCTTCGTCCACGAGGCCGCCTGGTACGCCCGGAACGACATCGAGCTGCACCTCGGGCAGCCCGTCACCGCCGTCGACCGCGCGGCCCGGACCGTCCGCCTCGGCGACGGCACCACCATCCGCTACGACCGGCTGCTCCTCGCCACCGGCTCCGAGCCCCGCCGCCTCGACATCCCCGGCACCGCCCTCGCCGGAGTCCACCACCTGCGCCGGCTGGCGCACGCCGACCGGCTGCGCCACGTCCTGGCCGCTCTCGGCCGCGACAACGGCCACCTGGTGATCGCGGGCGGCGGCTGGATCGGGCTGGAGGTGGCCGCCGCGGCGCGCGGGTACGGCGCCGAGGTCACCGTCGTCGAGTCCGAGCCCACCCCGCTGCACCAGGTCCTCGGCCCCGAACTCGGTCAGATCTTCGCCGATCTGCACACCGAACACGGCGTCCGCTTCCAGTTCGGCGTCCGGCTCACCGAGATCGTCGGCCAGGACGGCATGGTCCTCGCCGTCCGCACCGACGACGGCGAGGAACACCCGGCCCACGCCGTCCTCGCCGCGATCGGAGCCGCCCCGCGCACCGCCCTCGCCGAATCCGCCGGTCTGGCCCTGGTCGACCGCGCCCACGGCGGCGGCATCGCCGTCGACGAGTCCCTGCGCACCTCCGACCCGGAGATCTTCGCGGCCGGCGACGTCGCCGCCGCCCACCACCCGCTGCTGCACACCCGCCTGCGCGTCGAGCACTGGGCCAACGCCCTCAACGGCGGCTCGGCCGCCGCCCGCGCCATGCTGGGCCGGCACGTCAGCTACGACCGGGTGCCCTACTTCTTCTCCGACCAGTACGACCTCGGCATGGAGTACTCGGGCTGGGCCCCGCCCGGCACGTACGACCAGGTCGTCCTGCGCGGCGACGTCGGCAAGCGCCAGTTCGTCGCCTTCTGGCTGAAGGACCGGCGGGTGCTGGCCGGGATGAACGTGAATGTGTGGGACGTCACAGAGCCGATCCAGCAGCTCGTCCGATCCCGGGCCCAGGTGGACCCGGACGCGCTCGCGGACCCCTCGACCCCCCTCGACGGCCTGCTCTGA
- a CDS encoding SanA/YdcF family protein translates to MRGSGLPTRLRETARLPRTRRARRRTVRTLALGAVLALAPATWTHAVAESRLRTAAEVPAQDVALVFGAGLWKGRPTPYLAHRLDTAAALYRTGKVKVLLVTGDNSRTSYDEPDAMRTYLTAHGVPDDRIVSDYAGFDTWDSCVRAKRIFGVDRAVLVTQDFHIRRAVALCTAAGVESYGVKVVEPHDTTFYYGGARELLAAGKAALDAALRPDPRFLGTHEKGVTEALASAH, encoded by the coding sequence ATGCGAGGCTCAGGCCTACCCACCCGGCTGCGGGAGACCGCGCGGCTGCCGCGCACCCGCCGGGCCCGGCGCCGGACCGTCCGGACCCTGGCGCTCGGCGCCGTCCTCGCCCTCGCCCCGGCCACCTGGACGCACGCCGTCGCCGAGAGCCGGCTCCGCACCGCCGCGGAGGTGCCCGCCCAGGACGTCGCCCTCGTGTTCGGCGCCGGGCTGTGGAAGGGCCGCCCGACCCCGTACCTCGCGCACCGGCTCGACACCGCGGCCGCGCTCTACCGCACGGGCAAGGTCAAGGTCCTCCTCGTGACCGGCGACAACAGCCGGACCTCGTACGACGAGCCCGACGCCATGCGCACCTACCTGACCGCGCACGGGGTGCCGGACGACCGGATCGTCAGCGACTACGCGGGCTTCGACACCTGGGACTCCTGCGTGCGCGCGAAAAGGATCTTCGGCGTCGACCGGGCCGTCCTCGTCACCCAGGACTTCCACATCCGGCGGGCGGTGGCCCTGTGCACGGCGGCGGGCGTCGAGTCCTACGGCGTCAAGGTCGTCGAGCCGCACGACACGACCTTCTACTACGGCGGCGCCCGGGAGCTCCTCGCCGCCGGGAAGGCCGCCCTGGACGCGGCCCTGCGCCCCGACCCGCGCTTCCTCGGCACGCACGAGAAGGGGGTGACGGAGGCACTGGCCTCGGCACACTGA
- a CDS encoding aquaporin, which translates to MRMTLPALRRRAAAELVGTGGLVAVIVGSGIRADALSQDSGVRLLANSLASALGIGLLIALLGPLSGAHLNPVVTLSEWWSRRREAGAPGGGEAAVYIAAQLAGAIAGAFLAEAMFGRAPGTWSTRAHTHTSLLLGETVATAGLVLVVQGLRHTGRSSLAPVAVSAYVAAAIWFTSSGSFANPAATVGRSLSDSFTGIAPGSLPGFIGAQLLGALLGTALAAVLYGPGRSGTARPTGPRRASPADPADPAALDAADLSPG; encoded by the coding sequence ATGAGAATGACTCTTCCGGCGCTGCGACGGCGCGCCGCCGCCGAACTCGTCGGCACCGGCGGCCTGGTCGCCGTCATCGTCGGATCCGGCATCCGGGCCGACGCGCTCAGCCAGGACAGCGGGGTCCGCCTACTGGCGAACTCCCTGGCCTCGGCCCTCGGGATCGGCCTCCTCATCGCCCTCCTCGGCCCGCTCTCCGGCGCCCATCTCAACCCCGTCGTCACGCTCTCCGAGTGGTGGTCCCGGCGCCGCGAGGCGGGTGCGCCGGGCGGTGGCGAGGCCGCCGTCTACATCGCCGCCCAGCTCGCCGGGGCCATCGCGGGCGCCTTCCTCGCCGAGGCCATGTTCGGGCGGGCTCCCGGCACCTGGTCCACCCGGGCGCATACGCACACCTCCCTTCTGCTCGGCGAGACGGTGGCCACGGCAGGGCTCGTCCTGGTCGTCCAAGGGCTGCGACACACCGGACGCTCCTCGCTCGCCCCGGTCGCGGTGTCCGCGTACGTCGCCGCGGCCATCTGGTTCACGTCCTCGGGCTCGTTCGCCAACCCGGCGGCCACGGTCGGTCGCTCCCTCTCCGACTCCTTCACGGGAATCGCGCCCGGCTCGCTGCCCGGCTTCATCGGCGCGCAGCTGCTCGGCGCCCTGCTCGGCACCGCCCTCGCCGCCGTCCTCTACGGCCCTGGGCGCTCCGGCACCGCCCGGCCGACGGGCCCACGCCGTGCCTCCCCGGCCGATCCGGCCGATCCGGCCGCCCTCGACGCCGCCGACCTCTCCCCCGGATGA